The DNA segment CACCGCATCTTCCGCTTCCTCGGTGGGGGTGAGCACGCCCAGCTGCCGGTTCACCTGCCCGAAGTCCGCGCGTCCGAGCTCGAGCAGCGCGCGCAGGCCGGACAGCGCCAGCGCGATCAGGAACACCAGGAAGCCGGCCAGCCAGGCAAGTTGCGGGATGATCAGCGGCACGTGCAGTGACGACGCCGAGCGCGAGGCGCGCGCCCATGAGCCCGACACCACGATCCACCCGCTGAAGATCAGGAAGGCCGCCAGCAAGAGAAGCGCCACAAGCGCTACGACATCGAGAATGGCGCGCAGCGGCAGGGGAAAGCGATGGTAGAGGAAGTCGATACGCACATGGCTGCGGGCGTAGAATGCCTCCGCCAGCGACCAGGAAATGCCGATGGCGAAGAGATAGCCGGCAATCTCGTCCACCCCGCCCAGATTGCGCCCGACGAGATAGCGGGACAGCACGTCGACCGCCACCATGACGCCGATCAGCATCACCCCCCAGCCACCCGCGATCAGCATCAGTCGGGCGATCCGGCGCCAAAAGCCATCGGCCCTGTCGATCAGGGCCGCGAATGCGCCGCTTCTTCGCGTATTCGGCTCCATTCGCGGTCCAGGCGGCACTATTTGCTCGCAGTCATGCCGGTAACCTTGCCGACGGTCTCGTTCCAGCGCTGCACGCAGGCTTCATCGCATCGGGCCGCCCATTTCTTGAGCACCACCTCCTGCAGGATCCGCCGCCGCTCCTGGTCATCGACCTCCGATGGCGCCACGTAGGTCATGGAGGCCGCGGGCCCATAAGGGCATTCGGCGCGTCCCGTATTGCAGTCGATGCCCGCCTTGTCGTCCGTGGCGGTCAGCGCCCAGAGGTCGTTCTCCAGGGTGGTCACCGCCTTGCCGATGGCCGCGCGCTGGCCTTCCGGCAACGCTTCCCACTTCGCCTTGTTGGCGGCGATCAGGGTGAGGCCCCAGCCGAACCGCATGCCATAGAGGTGCTTGGTCACCTCCGGCCACTTGAAGGAATAGCCGGTGAGGGTGCCGGTAATCCCGCAATCCACCACCCCGCGCTGCAGGGCCGGCACCACCTCCGCCAACGGAATGCTCACGCCCACCGCGCCGGCCGCCTCGACGAACTCGTTCATGCTGGCGCCATAGAAGCGGATCTTGCGGCCCTTGATGTCAGCCAGGCTGTTCACCGGCTCCCGGCAATAGAGGATCTGGCTCGGATTGGGGTAGACGCCGAGCAGGATCAGCCCGTGCTTCTTCTCCAGGCTCTCCGCCATGACCGGGCGATACGCCTCCAGCGCCTTGCGGCCCGTATCCACGTCCTGGATCAGGGTGGCGAGCTCGAGGCCCTCGATCACCGGGTCGTCCGCCACCGAATAGCCCACCACGATATGGCCGATGTCGAACACGCCCAGCGTGGCAAGCCGCAACAGCTCCACCCCGGAAAGGCCGAGCTCGGAATAGGAGGTCACCGTGGCCGTCACCTCGCCATTGGTCATCTCTTTCAGCTTTTCCGACCAGAACGGCTTCTCCAGCCGCTCATAGGCGTTCAGATTGGACCAGGGCGCCACCACCTTGAGCTCCGTCTGCGCATCGGCCGCGGTGCTGAACAGGGCCGCCAGACCGAAAGCGGCCGCGCCCACCAAGTTACGGATCGTCATGTCCTCACCCCATCTGTGATCCGGCCACGATGGAAGCCCTTAGGCCCGCCCGTCAATTATCCTCTTCATATTCCATTATATCTCTCGGCTATGGTTCTGATCCCTTGCGGGCGCGCAAGGTGATGTCGAGCCAGCCGAACCCGTTCACGTCGGCCTTGTCGTCGGTGCTGAGCACCACCGTCGTGGTCTCCGCCTCGATGATGGCGGGGCCGGTGATGGTGTGGCCCGGCGCGAGCGTGTCGAGATCATAGACCGGAACCTCGCGCCAGCTGCCGAAGAAAGCCTGGCGCGAGCGCGCAGGCTTGGCCGGCCCGGTTGCCGGCGCCGCCCTCTGCACCCCGAGGCTGGCAGGCACTTCGCCCACCGCTGCCACGCGGGCATTGACCAGCACCACCTCCTGGCCGGGCGATGAATAGGTGTAGAGCTCCTCGTGGCGCTTGTGGAACCGCTCGATCACCGCGTCCATCAGCCCGGGATCGGAGAGGTCCAGCCCGTCGAGGCTCACATCCACCTCGAAGATCTGCTCGCCATAGCGCATCTCGGCCGAGCGCTCGATATGGATCGGCCCCTTGAACCACGAGCCCAGCCGCCGCATGGCCTCCTGCTCCAGCTCGCCGAAGATCTCGCGGAGCTTGCCGCTGTCCAGCACGGCCGTATCGCCGATATGGCTGCGGGTCACCTCATAGCGCAGGTCGCTCGCCAGCATGCCCCAGGCCGACAGCACCGAGGCGACCGTCGGCACCACCACCCGCGTCATCTCCATCTCGCGGGCCACTTCCACCGCGTGCAGGCCGGCCGCGCCGCCGAAGCTCAGGAGGGTGAAGCGGCGCGGGTCCACACCGCGGCGCAGGGTCATCAGGCGGATGCCGTCGGCCATCTTGAGGTTGATCAGCCGGAAGATGCCGGCCGCGGTCTCGTCCCGGCTCAGGCCCAGCTTGGCCGCCAGCCGGTCCACTGCGGCCTCCGCAGCGGCACGGTCGAGCTTGCGCCGGCCGCCCAGGAAATTGTCGGGATCGAGATAGCCGAGCAGCAGATTGGCGTCCGTCACCGCTGGTTCCGTTCCGCCATTGCTGTAGCAGGCCGGCCCGGGCACTGCCCCCGCGCTTTCCGGCCCCACATGGAACGTGCCGCCATCGTCGACCCGGGCGAGCGAGCCGCCGCCCGCGCCGATGCTGATGATGTCCAAGCTGCGCAGGGCGATGCGCTGGCCGGCAAGACCCCGCTCCGAGGACAGGGCGATCTGCCCGTCCGCGATCAGCGAGATGTCGGTGCTGGTGCCGCCCATGTCGAACGGGATGAGATTGCCTTGCCCGATGAGCTCGGCGCAGCGGCGCGCGCCGGCAATGCCGCCCGCAGGACCCGAGAGAACCGTGCCGGCCGCGAGGCGCGCGGCCTCCTCCACCGGCGCGATCCCGCCATGAGACAGGATGATGAACAGCGAGCCCTCGAAGCCGTGCTCGGCGAGCCGTCGCTCCAGATTGCCCAGATATTTGCGCACCGCCGGCCCCACATAGGCATTCACCACCGTGGTGCACACCCGCTCGTATTCCTTGATCTGCGGCAGCACGTCGCTCGACAGCGAGACATAGGCGTCCGGCATCTCGCGCGCGAGCACCTGCAGCGTGCGCTGCTCGTGCGCCGGGTTGCGATAGGCATGGAAATAGCACACCGCGACCGAGGTCACCTTCTCCTGCTTCAGCCGCGCGATCTCGCGGTCAAGGGATGCTTCGTCCAGCGGGATGAGCACCCGGCCGTCGAAGGCCATGCGCTCGCGCACCCCCCGCCGCAGGTTGCGCGGCACCAGCGGCTCCGGCGCCGGCAGCAGCAGGTTGTAGCGCTCATCCTTAAGCCCCTCGCGCATTTCGATGACGTCCCGATGGCCCTCGGTGGTGAGCAGGCCCACTTTGGCGCCTTTGCGCTCGAGCAAGGCGTTGGTGGCCACCGTCGTGCCGTGCACGATCCGGTCGGTGGCGCCGAGCAGGGCGGCGAGATCCATGCCCAGCCGGGCGGCGAGGTCGGTCAGCCCCGCAATGACGCCGATCGATTGGTCCTCCGGCGTGGAGGGCGACTTGGTGAAGGTTGTGACGCCTTGGTCATCGATGGCCACCAGGTCCGTGAAGGTGCCGCCGACATCGATGCCGACGCGAAACGTCTGGGTCATGGGTCGCCTGTCCAGGGTAGGAGCTCGTGAGAAGGGTGCCGAAAAGGTGTAAGGGCTGGGTTCAGGGTCTAGACGGGGGGTCTAGACCATTTCCCGCTCGCGGTCGCGCTTGCGCGCGTCCGGGCTGCGCCTGGCCGGATCGCCCCAGCCGCCGCCACCGCCCGAGTTGATGTCCAAGAGGTCGCCCGCATTGATCTCGATGCCGTATTCCTTGGTCTTCAGATCCCGCACCGAGCCGTTCGAGATGAGCCGATAATGATGCGGCAGCCCGTCCTTGCCGCCCAGCATGCCGGCCGCGCCATGCCGGATGCCTTCGCCCGCGGTATGAGCATAGGCGGGCACCTCCACCCTCAGTCGCATGCTGGCGCCCAGCCCGCCGCGATACTGGCCATCGCCGCCCGACCCTGGTCGGAACTCATGCGACTCGAACAAGAGCGGGAAGCGCGCTTCCGCCCCCTCGATGCTGCCGAACTTGATGCCGCCGGCCGAATGCCACTCGCCGGCGGTCGACCAGCCGTCGCCCTTGGGCGAGGCGCCGCCGCCCGGGCGCGCATGGAACATGTGCCAGATGAACCGCTTGCCGTTGCGCGGATTGTCGCCGGTGATCGAGATGCGGAACCGCCGTCCCCAGCCGCCCATGGCCCGGTCCGGACAGGCCGGTGCCAGCGCCTTCACGATCGCCTCGACGATCTCGTTGGACGGGTGGGTGGTGGACAGGGTGACCGGAGCGTTGTTCTCCGCCCACACGACCGTGCCCGGCTTGGCCTTTACCTTCAGAATCCTGAAAACGCCGTCATTCTTCGGGATGTCCGGATCGATGAGATAGGCAAACGCCATGGCCACCGCCGCTTGCGTGTTGGCATGGGACGAATTGGCGAAGCTGTTCGACTGCGGATCGCTGTCGGTCAAGTCGATCTCGAGATCGCTGCCCGTCTTGGTCACCTTCGCCGCAATGCGGATATTCTCGCGGCCCCGGCCGTCGTCGTCCAGGAAGGCCTCGCCGTAATAGACGCCGTCCTTCCAGCTCTCGACAATGGCGCGGGCGCGGCGCTCGGCCCCATCGAGAATGGCTTCCACCGCGTCCACCGTCACCTCGGCGCCCACCTCGTCGAACAGCTTCTTCAGCCGCCGCTCGCCTAAGTGGGCGGCCCCGATCATGGCGTCGAGGTCGCCACGGAAGTCGCGGGGAAAACGGACATTGAGGATGATGGTGTCCATCACGTCGTCCCGGAGCTTGCCCGCCTCGTAGAGCTTGAGCGGCGGGATGCGGATGCCCTCCTGCCAGATCTCCGTGGCGGCGGGGTTGTAGGCGCCGTGGGTCGCCCCGCCGATATCGCCCATATGCGCCCGCGCGATGGTCCAGAACAGGCGCTTGTCACCCGCATAGACCGGCACGAACACGGTCACGTCCGGCAGGTGGTTGCCGCCACCCGCATAGGGGTCGTTGACGATGATCACGTCGCCGGGCTGGATGCGGCCGGCGAATTTCTCCTCGATGGCCCGTGCCGCCCAGGGCAGGGCGCCCACATGCACCGGTATGTGGTCGGCCTGCGCGATCAGCCGGCACTGCGCATCGCAGATCGCCATGGAGAAGTCGCGGCTCGCATTCAGGATCTGCGAATAGGACGTGCGCAGCATCGCCTCGCCCATCTCCTCGACGATGGAGCTCAAGCGATGCTGGATCACCGACCTGGTGATGGGATCAATCGAATTGGCCACAGGTGAACTCCCCAAGACAAGGCGCGGCGCGCAGGGTGCCCGGTCTGCGCCATGACTGCAACGTGACGCTAGAGCATGATCCCGAAAAGTGGATACCGGTTTTCTGAAAAGATCATGCTCAAGCAAAGGTTAGAGCGGGATGACGACTCGAAGATAAGTCATCCTGCGATGGGCCGGCGCTGCCGTCCAATATTGGTTCCGTATCGGAATATATGCGGCGCCTGCGGCAGGCAAGCCGCGCGAAAGCCCACCGCCTCACACCGGCTCACGGCGGCCGGCGCCGTGCGGGGCCTCATCCTCGGCACG comes from the Rhodoligotrophos defluvii genome and includes:
- a CDS encoding hydantoinase B/oxoprolinase family protein, with amino-acid sequence MANSIDPITRSVIQHRLSSIVEEMGEAMLRTSYSQILNASRDFSMAICDAQCRLIAQADHIPVHVGALPWAARAIEEKFAGRIQPGDVIIVNDPYAGGGNHLPDVTVFVPVYAGDKRLFWTIARAHMGDIGGATHGAYNPAATEIWQEGIRIPPLKLYEAGKLRDDVMDTIILNVRFPRDFRGDLDAMIGAAHLGERRLKKLFDEVGAEVTVDAVEAILDGAERRARAIVESWKDGVYYGEAFLDDDGRGRENIRIAAKVTKTGSDLEIDLTDSDPQSNSFANSSHANTQAAVAMAFAYLIDPDIPKNDGVFRILKVKAKPGTVVWAENNAPVTLSTTHPSNEIVEAIVKALAPACPDRAMGGWGRRFRISITGDNPRNGKRFIWHMFHARPGGGASPKGDGWSTAGEWHSAGGIKFGSIEGAEARFPLLFESHEFRPGSGGDGQYRGGLGASMRLRVEVPAYAHTAGEGIRHGAAGMLGGKDGLPHHYRLISNGSVRDLKTKEYGIEINAGDLLDINSGGGGGWGDPARRSPDARKRDREREMV
- a CDS encoding TRAP transporter small permease subunit, which gives rise to MEPNTRRSGAFAALIDRADGFWRRIARLMLIAGGWGVMLIGVMVAVDVLSRYLVGRNLGGVDEIAGYLFAIGISWSLAEAFYARSHVRIDFLYHRFPLPLRAILDVVALVALLLLAAFLIFSGWIVVSGSWARASRSASSLHVPLIIPQLAWLAGFLVFLIALALSGLRALLELGRADFGQVNRQLGVLTPTEEAEDAVKPSSGAT
- a CDS encoding TRAP transporter substrate-binding protein; amino-acid sequence: MTIRNLVGAAAFGLAALFSTAADAQTELKVVAPWSNLNAYERLEKPFWSEKLKEMTNGEVTATVTSYSELGLSGVELLRLATLGVFDIGHIVVGYSVADDPVIEGLELATLIQDVDTGRKALEAYRPVMAESLEKKHGLILLGVYPNPSQILYCREPVNSLADIKGRKIRFYGASMNEFVEAAGAVGVSIPLAEVVPALQRGVVDCGITGTLTGYSFKWPEVTKHLYGMRFGWGLTLIAANKAKWEALPEGQRAAIGKAVTTLENDLWALTATDDKAGIDCNTGRAECPYGPAASMTYVAPSEVDDQERRRILQEVVLKKWAARCDEACVQRWNETVGKVTGMTASK
- a CDS encoding hydantoinase/oxoprolinase family protein gives rise to the protein MTQTFRVGIDVGGTFTDLVAIDDQGVTTFTKSPSTPEDQSIGVIAGLTDLAARLGMDLAALLGATDRIVHGTTVATNALLERKGAKVGLLTTEGHRDVIEMREGLKDERYNLLLPAPEPLVPRNLRRGVRERMAFDGRVLIPLDEASLDREIARLKQEKVTSVAVCYFHAYRNPAHEQRTLQVLAREMPDAYVSLSSDVLPQIKEYERVCTTVVNAYVGPAVRKYLGNLERRLAEHGFEGSLFIILSHGGIAPVEEAARLAAGTVLSGPAGGIAGARRCAELIGQGNLIPFDMGGTSTDISLIADGQIALSSERGLAGQRIALRSLDIISIGAGGGSLARVDDGGTFHVGPESAGAVPGPACYSNGGTEPAVTDANLLLGYLDPDNFLGGRRKLDRAAAEAAVDRLAAKLGLSRDETAAGIFRLINLKMADGIRLMTLRRGVDPRRFTLLSFGGAAGLHAVEVAREMEMTRVVVPTVASVLSAWGMLASDLRYEVTRSHIGDTAVLDSGKLREIFGELEQEAMRRLGSWFKGPIHIERSAEMRYGEQIFEVDVSLDGLDLSDPGLMDAVIERFHKRHEELYTYSSPGQEVVLVNARVAAVGEVPASLGVQRAAPATGPAKPARSRQAFFGSWREVPVYDLDTLAPGHTITGPAIIEAETTTVVLSTDDKADVNGFGWLDITLRARKGSEP